A genomic stretch from Telopea speciosissima isolate NSW1024214 ecotype Mountain lineage chromosome 7, Tspe_v1, whole genome shotgun sequence includes:
- the LOC122667908 gene encoding protein STRICTOSIDINE SYNTHASE-LIKE 4-like, translating to MSTLRTIFLVCLLAFLLKLFFFSPISIFSERVQFPSPPSSPLLLSTNDYLQRVTKVGEGSLENPEDVCIDKEGIIYTATRDGWIKRVHRNGSVEDWKMIGGQTLIGVAMSADGSVLVCDIDKGLLKVDHDSVKVLTSHINDSKISVVNDVIEASDGSVYFSDASTKFGVHNWYLNVLEGIPHGRLLKYDPHTKETTLVLDGLGFANGVALSQDQDFLVVCESWKFRCLKHWLKGELSGKTEIFIESLPDAPDNINLAPDGSFWIALIELRTNTWLDFVHTSKLAKHLVANFPKLVDLLNGAKRKAMAVNVGTNGEIIRKFDDPDGKVMSFVTSVLEFEGHLYLGSMNSNFIGKLQLKQFNH from the exons CCATATTTTCTGAGCGAGTCCAGTTTCCTTCTCCACCATCATCGCCCCTGCTCCTCTCCACCAACGATTACTTACAG CGAGTGACCAAAGTTGGAGAAGGATCTCTAGAGAACCCTGAAGATGTTTGCATAGACAAAGAAGGCATTATTTACACAGCTACAAGGGATGGTTGGATTAAGAGAGTGCATCGAAATGGTTCTGTGGAAGATTGGAAGATGATCGGCGGCCAAACTTTAATTGGAGTTGCAATGTCAGCTGATGGTAGTGTTCTTGTATGTGATATTGACAAG GGCTTGTTAAAGGTTGACCACGACAGTGTAAAGGTGCTTACTTCCCACATTAACGATTCAAAAATAAG TGTTGTTAATGATGTAATCGAAGCATCAGATGGTAGTGTGTACTTCAGTGATGCAAGTACTAAATTTGGAGTCCATAATTGGTATCTCAACGTGCTGGAGGGAATTCCTCATGGGCGGCTTCTCAAGTATGACCCACACACCAAGGAAACAACATTAGTGCTGGATGGTCTTGGATTTGCAAATGGTGTAGCACTTTCACAGGATCAAGATTTTCTGGTGGTTTGCGAATCATGGaa ATTCCGGTGTCTGAAGCATTGGCTGAAGGGAGAGCTCAGTGGGAAGACAGAGATCTTCATTGAGAGCCTTCCTGATGCCCCTGATAACATCAATCTTGCACCAGATGGGTCTTTCTGGATCGCCCTTATTGAG TTAAGGACTAATACATGGTTAGACTTTGTTCACACATCAAAGTTAGCCAAGCACCTGGTTGCAAATTTTCCAAAGCTGGTTGATCTACTAAATGGAGCAAAGAGAAAAGCAATGGCTGTGAATGTTGGAACCAATGGAGAGATCATTAGGAAGTTTGATGATCCAGATGGAAAGGTTATGTCCTTTGTTACTTCTGTTCTTGAGTTTGAAGGTCACCTCTACTTGGGAAGCATGAACTCCAATTTCATTGGAAAATTACAATTGAAGCAATTCAACCATTAG
- the LOC122667909 gene encoding protein STRICTOSIDINE SYNTHASE-LIKE 4-like, whose protein sequence is MSTLRSIFLVCLLAFLLKIIFFSPISISPGRIQFPPPPSSPLLLSTNDYLQRVTKVGEGSLEDPEDVCIDKEGIIYTATRDGWIKRVHGNGSVENWKMIGGQGLLGITMSADGSVLVCDVDKGLLKVDHDSVTMLTSHINDSKISFVDDVIEASDGSVYFSDASTKFGFHSWYLDVLEGIPHGRLLKYDPQTKETTLVLDDLGFANGVALSQDQDFLVVCETWKFRCLKHWLKGESRGKTEIFIENLPGGPDNINLAPDGSFWIALLELRTNTWLNFVHTSKLAKHLVANFPKLVDLLNGAKRKAMSVNVGTNGEIIRKFDDPNGNVMSFVTSVLEFEGHLYLGSLNSNFIGKLQLK, encoded by the exons atgtcgACCTTACGaagcattttccttgtgtgCTTACTGGCTTTCCTGCTAAAAATCATTTTCTTCTCGCCCATATCCATATCTCCTGGGAGAATCCAGTTTCCTCCTCCACCATCATCGCCGCTGCTCCTCTCCACCAACGATTACTTACAG AGAGTGACCAAAGTTGGAGAAGGATCACTAGAGGACCCTGAAGATGTGTGCATAGACAAAGAAGGCATTATTTACACAGCTACAAGAGATGGTTGGATTAAAAGAGTGCATGGAAATGGGTCTGTAGAAAATTGGAAGATGATCGGCGGTCAAGGTTTGCTTGGAATCACAATGTCAGCTGATGGTAGTGTTCTTGTATGTGATGTTGACAAG GGCTTGCTAAAGGTTGACCACGACAGTGTAACGATGCTTACTTCCCACATTAACGATTCAAAAATAAG TTTTGTTGATGATGTTATCGAAGCATCAGATGGTAGTGTGTACTTCAGTGATGCAAGTACTAAATTTGGATTTCATAGTTGGTATCTAGACGTGCTCGAGGGAATTCCTCATGGGCGACTTCTCAAGTATGATCCTCAGACCAAGGAAACAACattagtgttggatgatctcggATTCGCAAATGGTGTAGCACTCTCACAGGACCAAGATTTTCTGGTTGTCTGCGAGACATGGAA ATTCCGGTGTCTGAAGCATTGGCTGAAGGGAGAGAGCAGAGGGAAGACAGAGATCTTCATTGAGAACCTTCCCGGTGGCCCTGATAACATCAATCTTGCACCAGATGGGTCTTTCTGGATTGCCCTCCTTGAG TTAAGGACTAATACATGGTTAAACTTTGTTCACACATCAAAGTTAGCCAAGCACCTGGTTGCAAATTTTCCAAAGCTGGTTGATCTACTTAATGGAGCAAAGAGAAAAGCAATGTCTGTGAATGTTGGAACCAATGGGGAGATCATTAGGAAGTTTGATGATCCAAATGGGAACGTTATGTCCTTTGTTACTTCTGTTCTTGAGTTTGAGGGTCACCTCTACTTGGGAAGCTTGAACTCCAATTTCATTGGAAAATTACagttaaaatga